DNA from Kitasatospora herbaricolor:
CGGCGGCCGGCCGGGCCCCGGGCCCGGCGGGCCTGGACGGCACCCCCGACCCCGGCCTGCTCCGGCTGGCCGGCTGGTTCGCCGAGGCCTCCGACGAGAGCGCCCACGACCTCTTCACCGCCGCCTTCGGCCTCTACGGCGCCCGGCACTTCGGCGCCCGGCACGGCGCCGCCGGCGGCCCGCAGGCACCCGGCCCGCGCCCGCCCGTCGCCGCACCCGATGCGCCCGCCTCCGATGCGCCCGCCTCCGATGCGCCCGCCTCCGATGCGCTCGCCTCCGACGCGCCGGGAGCCACCGGCACCGTCAGCTGGTGGCACGGTCCCAGCGCGCACGCCCCCGTCGCCCGGCTGGTCCGCGAGGCCCGGCCGTTGCCCGGCCTGCGCCGGGCGCGCCGCACCGCCGGGGGCGCGGTGCAGGCCGCCGTCCCGGCCGGCGGCGGCCGCCGCGGCAAGCACCGCAAGCCGGAGCCCGCCCCGGCCCCCGCCGGTCCGCAGGAGCGCTCGGCCGCGGCCGAGCGCCGGATCGCCGCCCGGCTGCTGCTCGCCCACCCGCTGATCACGGCGGCCGGCCCGCACGGCGAGGGCTTCCCGCTGATCCGCCGTCACCGCGACTGGCTGACCGAACGGTTCGACACCCTGCTGGGCTACCGCCTGGTGGTGGGCCCCTGGCACGCCCGCCTCGGCAAGGCCGGGCTCGGACCGGGCGGTGGCCGCCGGCTGGAGCACCCCGGCAGCGGCACGCCGTTCACCCCCGGCGAGTACGCCCAGCTCGCCGTCGCGCTGTCCGTCCTGGTCGACGCCCCCGAGCGGCTGCCGCTGGGGCGGCTGGTCGCGGCGGTCCGGGCGGCCTCCCCGCTGCCGGGCGCCGGGCGCGGTCCCGGCCCCGAGGCCGACCTGGCCGGGGCGTTGCGGGTGCTGACCGACTGGCAGGTGCTCAGCGCCACCGGCAGCGGCCTGGACACGCTCGACCCGACCGCCGAGCTGACCGTCGACCAGGAGCTGGCGCGCGCGCTGCCGGCCGGGCCGCCCGCGCTCGCCGCCGACGCCGAGGACCTGGTCCGCCGGGCGGCCGAGACCGCCGACCCCGGCACCGCCGTCCGCCGCCGGCTCGCCGAGACCCCCGTGGTGCTCCACGACGACCTGCCCGGGGCCGAGCGGGCCTGGCTGGCCGGGCAGTGGCACACGGTGGCCGGGACCTTCGCCGACTTCCTCGGGCTGGAGGCCGAACTCCGCACCGAGGGCGTGGCCCTGCTCGACCCCGCCGACGAGCTCACCGACCTCGCGCTGCCCGGCACCGGCACCCTCGCCCGGGCGGCCCTGCTGCTGGTGGAACGCCTGGTCGAGGAGCTGCGCCCGCTGCCCGGCGAGCCCACGGCGCCCGCGGTGCCGATACCCGACGCCCTGATAGACGGGGCCCTCGGCGACATCGCCGACGAGTACGGCCTGCGGGCCGGCTGGCGCCGCGACTACCTCGCCGACCGGACGGCGCTGCGCCGCGACGCGCTCGACCTGCTGGCCCGGATGGGCCTGATCGCGCCCACCCCGCGCGGCACCTATCCGCCCGGCTGGCTGCTGCGCGCCCCCGCGGCCCGCTACGCCCCGGAGGCGGAGCTGCTGCCCGCGCCGGGCACCGGCCGGCACTCCCGCCGGGACGGCGAGGACTGCGCCGACGACGACGACCCGGGCGGGGATCCGGGCGGGTACGACGGGATGAGCGGGTACGAGGACCAGGCACCGTACGGGGACGCGGCGGCGTTCCCCGCTCCGGGCCGGGCGGAGCGGCCGGCCCGGACGGGTCAGGCGCAGGCCGTCGTCCCGCCGGCCCGCGGGCCTTCGGAGCGGCCGCAGGAGCTCCCGGCCTGAGCCAGACCGCAGGACGTCCGGCCCCGGGCGGGCGAGCGGTGACCGCGGGCCCGCGCCGACTTGCGGGCCGCGGCCGGGCCGCGGACCGGCCGCGGGCTCACCGCGCGGCGGTGGCGACCGAGTCGTGGCGGACGGTCTCGACGGTGGCGCCGACCCCCAGGGCGCCGAGTGCGACCGAGGCGGCGACCGCGGCGCAGGCGAGGAACCGGCGGTGGCGCTTGGGCAGCGGGAAGCGCTGGTCCTGAGTGGTGGACAGAGGCTGGGCGTTCATGTCAGAAAGCATTCCAGCGCACCGTTAAACCATGACTACACGCGGGTGAAGTCTGGACGGGGGCCGGACGTCGGTGCAGTGCGGTCACCCGGACGGCGGCCGTCCGCCCCGGCAGGGGTCGCGGCGGCCCCCGCGTCCGCCCCCGCCGGGGTTCCGTCGTACACCCCGTACGGTCACCGGTGATCGGGTAGTGTGGCGGCAGCCGGGAGTCACCCGGCACCTGCTCCGGTCCACGGAGCGAACGGACGAAGGAGGTGGGACCCATCACCGCTGTGTCAGGTCGGGTGCTCCCCTCCCGCGACCGGGCGGTCCGACCGTACAGGTGACCGCGGGAGCGCCCATCGGCGTTCCGAAAGGTTTCTCGTGTCGGCTCCAGCTTCCTTCCCCGCCTTCTCCGCCCTCGTCACCAGGCTCCGTGCCGCCGGCTGCGTCTTCGCCGAGGACGAGGCGCGCCTGCTCCGCTCCGCCGCCACCACCCCGGGCGAACTCGCCGCGATGGTGGAGCGCCGTGCCTCCGGCCTTCCGCTCGAACACGTCATCGGCTGGGCGGAGTTCTACGGCCTGCGGATCGCCGTGGACGGCGGTGTCTTCGTCCCCCGCCGCCGTACCGAGTTCCTGATCGAACGGGCGGTGGCGCTCGCCCGCCCCGGCGCCCTGGTCGTCGACCTCTGCTGCGGCTCCGGCGCGCTGGGCGCCGCGCTGGCCGCCGCGCTCGGCGGCATGGTCGAACTCCACGCCGCCGACATCGACCCGGCCGCGGTGCGCTGCGCCCGGCGCAACATCGCGGCGGCCGGCGGCCGGGCCTACCAGGGCGACCTCTTCGACCCGCTGCCCGGCGCCCTGCGCGGCCGGGTCGACCTCCTGCTCGCCAACGTGCCGTACGTGCCCACCGAGGAGGTGGAACTGCTGCCCGCCGAGGCCCGGTTGCACGAGGCACGGGTGGCGCTCGACGGCGGCGCCGACGGGCTCGACGTGCTGCGCAGGGTGACCGCCGAGGCGGCGCGCTGGCTGGCCCCGGGCGGCCACCTGCTCTTCGAGACCGGTGAGCACCAGGTGCCCGGCGCGGTGCGCACCGTGGAGGCCGGCGGACTGGTCGCGGAGGTGGCCGAGTGCGAGGAGCGCTACGCCGTGGTCGTGACGGGGACCCGGCCGGCCTGACGCGGCTCCTCCCGCTCGGCCGGCCTCACTCGCCCGGACGGCCTCACTCGCCCGGACGGCCCCACCCGCCCGGACGGGCCGTCCTGCCTGTCCGGGCGGCCGATCGGGCAGGGCGTCAGCCGGTCGGGCCGGCCGTCGGCGGACCCGCTGCCGGTGCGGCGTCCGCCGACGGGCCGGCTGCCGGTGAGCCCGTGGAAGCCGCCGGGGGAGTGCCGCTCCCGGACGGCGTGCCGGTGTCGGTCGGGTCCGGCCAGGGCTGGTGGGCCGGGTCGTTGTAGACGCCGGTGCAGCCGCGCCCGCCCGGCTGGACCCCGCAGACCTGCAGGGTGGTGTCCGAGCCGCTGGCGTCGACCATCGCCGAGTAGTTGTCGTACCCCCAGTGGATCTCGGCGGTCTGCTGCTGGCCGCTGTTGGTGGTGATGGTCGCCGTGTCCTTCGGCGCCCCCTGCTTGATGGCCGCCCAGGCGGCCAGACATCGCTGGCTGTAGCGGAGGTAGATGATCCGCTCGCCGATGTTGCCGGTCAGCAGGGTGCGGGCGTCCACGGCGCAGCCGCTGGCCTGCGGGTCCTTGCCGACGCAGCCGACCCCCTGGCAGGGCGGTGCCACGGCCGGTGCCGGGTGGCCGGTGGCGGTGGCGGACGGTGTCGCGTCGTGCCCGGCCGAGGTGCTCCACGGCGGCGTGTCCCTGAGCAGGAGGGCGACCAGGAGGGCGGCGAGGGCGCCGACCGCCACCAGCGCGTACCGCAGCCGGCGGCGCGGGCGCCGGCCCGGCCGCCCGGGCTCGGGCCCGGCCTTCGCGGCCTTCGCTGGGCTGTCCTCCCCCTCGGGGGGCCGGAGCGGACCGGTGGGTTCCGGCGCCGCCGGGCCTTCGACTGCGGTGGCCTCCCCGGCCTCCCCGGCCTCCGCCGGCTCCGCGGCCACCCCCACAGCCGGCCCCGCAGGCACGTCCGCTCCCGGCTCCGCCGCTCCCGGCCGGTGGGGCGCGGCCGGCTCCAGGTCGGACGCCCCGGGCGGCGAGGAGGACGACTCCTCGGCCAGCGCCTTCTCGTACAGGGTCGTGAGGAGGGCGGAATCCGTGCCCGAGGCCTTCACGAGGCTGTCCAGCGCCTGCCTGGTTATCAGCCGCTTTCCGTTCAGCCACCGTTCCCACGACGCTTTGCTGAAATGCGTGCGCCGGGCCGTCTCGGCGAGTGACCAGCCGTTCGCGTCCTTGATCTCCCTGAGAGCCCGGACGAGCAAACGCGTCGATTCGGACATCTCGTCGGGAAGCGGTCTCCAGGTGGAACTCATCGGGAATGTCACACTCCAGTCGAAATCGGAAAGCGGATGCTGACGCTCCGTCAAAATGCCTGCGCACTTCGGGATACGAGCGTCTCAATATCGGGCCGACTGCGTCTCAACATACAGATCAGGGGCTTGAGACGCTCCGCGAAGTCTCAAAGATCCCGTGCCCCCTCGAACTCCGGTTCACCGCTGGGCCAGAGTTGTCGCCGTCGGGCAGGGAACGGCCCGGGCACATGGCATCGAAGTCGTTCCGCGCTCCTGACAAATGCGGACGACTCCGAATTCCGAACCGAAAGGCATCACAATGAACATGAAGAAGGCGGCTGCTGTTCTGGCTGCGGCGACCCTTGGTGTCGTGATTCTCGGGACGGCCACGCCGGCCCTCGCGAGCAGTGGCGGCTGCGTCTCCGGTGACGCCTGCCTCTACTACAGCCCGGGTCTCGGCGGGGCCAAGTTCGGCAAGGGCGAGGCCGGCAACTACAGCGGTGTGTTCGGTGGCGGGGGCGCCGGCAACGGCCAGGCCGTGCTGAACAACGCCGCCTCGGTCTGGAACATGGACCCGAACTTCAACCTGCGGGTCCACTACCGCGAGTACAGCATCCGCAACTCCGGCCCCAACCAGTACATCCCGCGCAACCAGTGGGCCAACCTGGGCGCCGTCCCGTGGAACGGCGGCTCGGTCAACATGCGCAACAACAACCACTCCCAGAGCTGGGAGTAGTCCGGCCCTGACCGGGTGCCGCGCCGTCCGCGTCGAGCGGCGGGCGGCGCGGCACCCGCCCGGCCCCGTCAGGACCAGTTGCGGTCGCCGTTCGACCGGCGAGCCGGCGCACAAGGAGTTCCAGATGACGTCCCCCCGCCGGGCCCGTTCGGCACCGGCCCTGCTGCTGACCCTCCTCGCCCTCGCGGCCGCCGGGTGCTCCGCCGGCCCCGGCGCTCCGCAGGCCCGTCCGTCCGCCACCACGCTGTCGCCGATGGACCCTCCGCCGATCGGCGACGTCCCCCGGTTGACCCGGGTCGACGACCGGAGCCTGCCGGTCGAGGCGTACCTG
Protein-coding regions in this window:
- a CDS encoding putative protein N(5)-glutamine methyltransferase translates to MSAPASFPAFSALVTRLRAAGCVFAEDEARLLRSAATTPGELAAMVERRASGLPLEHVIGWAEFYGLRIAVDGGVFVPRRRTEFLIERAVALARPGALVVDLCCGSGALGAALAAALGGMVELHAADIDPAAVRCARRNIAAAGGRAYQGDLFDPLPGALRGRVDLLLANVPYVPTEEVELLPAEARLHEARVALDGGADGLDVLRRVTAEAARWLAPGGHLLFETGEHQVPGAVRTVEAGGLVAEVAECEERYAVVVTGTRPA
- a CDS encoding TIGR02678 family protein, producing the protein MDQQEHGAGTVRVPGGTSDGRTGGAGLGATDACVAVRDSRPDGVPGGLPGERPAAGRAPGPAGLDGTPDPGLLRLAGWFAEASDESAHDLFTAAFGLYGARHFGARHGAAGGPQAPGPRPPVAAPDAPASDAPASDAPASDALASDAPGATGTVSWWHGPSAHAPVARLVREARPLPGLRRARRTAGGAVQAAVPAGGGRRGKHRKPEPAPAPAGPQERSAAAERRIAARLLLAHPLITAAGPHGEGFPLIRRHRDWLTERFDTLLGYRLVVGPWHARLGKAGLGPGGGRRLEHPGSGTPFTPGEYAQLAVALSVLVDAPERLPLGRLVAAVRAASPLPGAGRGPGPEADLAGALRVLTDWQVLSATGSGLDTLDPTAELTVDQELARALPAGPPALAADAEDLVRRAAETADPGTAVRRRLAETPVVLHDDLPGAERAWLAGQWHTVAGTFADFLGLEAELRTEGVALLDPADELTDLALPGTGTLARAALLLVERLVEELRPLPGEPTAPAVPIPDALIDGALGDIADEYGLRAGWRRDYLADRTALRRDALDLLARMGLIAPTPRGTYPPGWLLRAPAARYAPEAELLPAPGTGRHSRRDGEDCADDDDPGGDPGGYDGMSGYEDQAPYGDAAAFPAPGRAERPARTGQAQAVVPPARGPSERPQELPA
- a CDS encoding helix-turn-helix domain-containing protein: MSESTRLLVRALREIKDANGWSLAETARRTHFSKASWERWLNGKRLITRQALDSLVKASGTDSALLTTLYEKALAEESSSSPPGASDLEPAAPHRPGAAEPGADVPAGPAVGVAAEPAEAGEAGEATAVEGPAAPEPTGPLRPPEGEDSPAKAAKAGPEPGRPGRRPRRRLRYALVAVGALAALLVALLLRDTPPWSTSAGHDATPSATATGHPAPAVAPPCQGVGCVGKDPQASGCAVDARTLLTGNIGERIIYLRYSQRCLAAWAAIKQGAPKDTATITTNSGQQQTAEIHWGYDNYSAMVDASGSDTTLQVCGVQPGGRGCTGVYNDPAHQPWPDPTDTGTPSGSGTPPAASTGSPAAGPSADAAPAAGPPTAGPTG